In one Parageobacillus genomosp. 1 genomic region, the following are encoded:
- a CDS encoding DUF2332 domain-containing protein: protein MSLEIISERFRRFAIRECRGSSELYEQLSLNVAEDEEILRLASAARSGQPIPNLLFGVVHYLLLKGYTHELREFYGSMVDRPRNPQHAFPYFRDFCIRYQEDITAMLASKLVQTNEVRRCAYLYSSFCFIYDMVKKPLSLIEIGTSAGLQLAWDKYRYDYGLHETYGNPHSNVLITSEIRGESLPFLLPKSPPVAERIGIDLHVNDLQNEEDRLWMQALIWPEHKERRELFQKAARCLQQTPVRFVEGDGISLLPNMVATIPEDTIICVFHTHVANQIPDEAKQLLIKQIRDIGQTRDIFHLYNNMWDTKLHLDYFIDSIEHNEIVAETDGHARWFRWELDHS from the coding sequence ATGTCGCTAGAGATTATTTCTGAACGGTTTCGCCGCTTTGCCATTCGAGAATGCCGAGGGTCTAGTGAACTGTACGAACAGCTGTCATTAAACGTTGCCGAAGATGAGGAGATATTGCGCCTTGCTTCAGCTGCCCGAAGCGGCCAGCCGATTCCGAATTTGTTATTTGGTGTGGTGCATTATTTATTGCTCAAAGGATATACGCATGAGCTACGTGAATTTTATGGAAGTATGGTCGACCGGCCACGAAACCCGCAGCACGCTTTCCCTTATTTCCGCGATTTCTGTATCCGCTATCAAGAAGACATAACAGCGATGCTGGCAAGTAAACTCGTGCAGACGAATGAGGTTCGGCGTTGTGCGTATTTGTATTCGAGTTTTTGTTTTATTTATGATATGGTCAAAAAGCCTTTATCGCTCATTGAAATTGGCACAAGCGCCGGTTTGCAGCTGGCGTGGGACAAGTACCGATACGATTACGGTCTGCACGAAACATACGGAAACCCGCATTCCAATGTTTTGATCACCTCCGAAATTCGCGGAGAGAGTTTGCCGTTTTTGCTGCCGAAAAGTCCTCCGGTTGCGGAGCGTATAGGGATTGATTTGCATGTGAATGATTTGCAAAACGAAGAAGACCGATTATGGATGCAAGCGCTTATTTGGCCGGAGCATAAAGAGCGGCGCGAATTGTTTCAAAAAGCCGCCCGCTGCCTGCAGCAAACACCTGTCCGCTTTGTAGAAGGAGATGGAATATCGCTCTTACCTAACATGGTAGCTACAATTCCAGAAGATACTATTATTTGCGTGTTTCACACCCATGTGGCGAACCAAATCCCTGATGAAGCAAAACAGCTTCTCATCAAACAAATCCGGGATATTGGACAAACAAGGGATATTTTCCATCTATATAACAATATGTGGGACACAAAGCTTCATCTTGACTACTTTATCGATAGCATCGAACATAACGAAATTGTCGCAGAAACAGATGGACACGCCCGTTGGTTTCGCTGGGAGCTTGATCACAGCTAA
- a CDS encoding ASCH domain-containing protein produces MIHQMGLYERPFRSIQSGKKTVEVRLYDEKRRGIHVGDIIEFVKVSDEKETVKVKVMALQPYETFADMYRDIPFSFFDCEGWTMEEMLEATYAIYTKEQERQWGALAIYIQLLDE; encoded by the coding sequence ATGATTCATCAAATGGGATTGTATGAGAGACCTTTCCGTTCCATCCAATCCGGAAAGAAAACGGTGGAAGTGCGGTTATATGACGAAAAACGCCGCGGCATTCACGTCGGGGATATCATCGAATTTGTGAAAGTGTCTGATGAAAAGGAAACTGTGAAAGTAAAAGTGATGGCATTGCAGCCGTATGAAACGTTTGCCGATATGTATCGCGATATTCCGTTTTCCTTTTTTGACTGTGAAGGATGGACGATGGAGGAAATGCTCGAGGCCACATACGCCATTTATACGAAAGAACAAGAGCGGCAATGGGGCGCGTTAGCTATCTATATCCAATTGCTGGACGAATAG
- a CDS encoding LysM peptidoglycan-binding domain-containing protein: protein MLIHVVQRGENLWAIAQRYGVPLERIVTANELKDANRLAVGQALVIPVPYRYHTVRPGEALWMIARRYGVSLDAIVQANRISNPSVLYPGTVLLIPPRTHTVQQGETLAQIAARYGTTVQEILRVNRIADPNVISPGMVLTIPHSKPVIEANAFTIDPGEKGAQEVREVGRHLTYASPFAYTIRADGGLNPFNDAAIIQAATAERVVPMMAITNFTYKDPGSRLAQTILSNTQLQNRLLDNVVRTMREKGYRGLNIDFENVYPSDRERYNQFLQRAVERLHREGYFVSTSLAPKTSGEQKGLLYEAHDYPAHGRIVDFVVLMTYEWGYRLGPPQAISPVHQIRRVLNYAVSVIPRNKIFMGFQVYARDWVLPHVQGQEAETFSPQEAVERAIRYGATIQYDPIAASPFYRYVDSQGRTHEVWFEDARSAQAKFELVKEYQLRGVSYWVLGYPYPENWVLLEDNFQIRKR from the coding sequence ATGCTGATCCATGTTGTGCAGCGGGGGGAAAATCTTTGGGCGATTGCCCAACGCTACGGGGTGCCGCTCGAGCGAATCGTCACGGCCAATGAGCTGAAAGATGCCAACCGCCTCGCGGTCGGGCAGGCGCTCGTCATTCCGGTTCCGTATCGCTATCATACCGTTCGTCCGGGAGAAGCATTATGGATGATCGCCAGACGATACGGCGTTTCACTGGATGCGATTGTTCAGGCCAACCGAATCAGCAACCCTTCCGTTCTTTACCCAGGAACGGTTCTTCTTATTCCGCCAAGAACACATACGGTACAGCAGGGAGAAACGTTGGCACAAATCGCCGCGCGGTACGGGACGACCGTGCAAGAGATCCTGCGAGTCAATCGGATTGCCGATCCGAATGTGATTTCCCCTGGCATGGTATTAACGATTCCTCATTCTAAGCCGGTCATTGAAGCGAATGCATTTACGATTGATCCAGGAGAAAAAGGAGCGCAGGAAGTCCGGGAAGTAGGCCGCCATTTAACGTACGCATCTCCGTTTGCGTATACAATCAGAGCAGATGGCGGGCTCAATCCGTTCAATGATGCGGCCATCATTCAGGCAGCAACGGCAGAAAGGGTCGTTCCAATGATGGCGATCACCAATTTTACGTATAAAGATCCGGGATCCAGATTGGCGCAGACGATCCTTTCCAATACACAATTACAAAACCGGCTGCTTGACAATGTTGTCCGTACGATGCGGGAAAAAGGATATCGCGGATTGAACATTGATTTTGAAAACGTCTATCCGTCTGACCGCGAGCGATATAATCAGTTTTTGCAGCGAGCTGTGGAGCGGCTTCATCGCGAAGGATACTTTGTTTCGACTTCTCTTGCCCCAAAAACAAGCGGGGAGCAAAAGGGATTATTATACGAGGCGCATGACTACCCAGCCCATGGGAGAATTGTCGACTTTGTCGTGCTGATGACGTATGAATGGGGATACCGGCTTGGCCCGCCGCAGGCGATTTCCCCGGTTCATCAAATTAGAAGGGTGCTCAATTACGCGGTCAGCGTGATACCAAGAAATAAAATTTTTATGGGATTTCAAGTTTACGCACGCGACTGGGTGCTTCCACACGTACAAGGGCAAGAAGCGGAAACATTCAGTCCGCAGGAAGCAGTAGAACGCGCCATTCGTTATGGAGCAACGATTCAATACGATCCAATCGCCGCATCGCCGTTTTACCGCTATGTCGACAGCCAGGGGCGGACGCATGAAGTTTGGTTTGAGGATGCTCGCAGTGCCCAGGCAAAATTTGAGTTGGTGAAAGAATATCAGCTAAGAGGAGTTAGCTATTGGGTGCTTGGTTATCCTTATCCGGAAAATTGGGTGCTGTTAGAGGACAATTTTCAAATTCGCAAGCGATGA